The following DNA comes from Clostridia bacterium.
CTGTTCAAGAAGCAGCTGCCGAAGCTTTGACTGGGGACCTGTCCCACCTGAGAACTTTGCTGCAAACTTACCGAGAACGGCGGGATATCCTAATAGACGGGCTGAACTCCATGGGATGGAAGTTAAGTCGGCCGTTAGGAACTTTTTATGTGTGGGCTCCAGTGCCTTCGGGATATACTTCAGCCGGGTTTGTGGAGGAGGTCCTGGAAAAGACTGGGGTAGTACTGACACCGGGGAATGGCTATGGCAATTGCGGCGAAGGCTATTTTCGCATGTCCTTGACTTTGG
Coding sequences within:
- a CDS encoding aminotransferase class I/II-fold pyridoxal phosphate-dependent enzyme, with the protein product VQEAAAEALTGDLSHLRTLLQTYRERRDILIDGLNSMGWKLSRPLGTFYVWAPVPSGYTSAGFVEEVLEKTGVVLTPGNGYGNCGEGYFRMSLTLATDKIVEAVKRMKTAFDRFHFD